The Mustela lutreola isolate mMusLut2 chromosome 3, mMusLut2.pri, whole genome shotgun sequence genome includes a region encoding these proteins:
- the LOC131826716 gene encoding elongation factor 1-gamma: protein MAAGTLYTYPENWRAFKALIAAQYSGAQVRVLSAPPHFHFGQTNRTPEFLRKFPAGKVPAFEGDDGFCVFESNAIAYYVSNEELRGSTPEAAAQVVQWVSFADSDIVPPASTWVFPTLGIMHHNKQATENAKEEVRRILGLLDAHLKTRTFLVGERVTLADITVVCTLLWLYKQVLEPSFRQAFPNTNRWFLTCINQPQFRAVLGEVKLCEKMAQFDAKKFAESQPKKDTPRKEKGSREEKQKPQAERKEEKKAAAPAPEEEMDECEQALAAEPKAKDPFAHLPKSTFVLDEFKRKYSNEDTLSVALPYFWEHFDKDGWSLWYAEYRFPEELTQTFMSCNLITGMFQRLDKLRKNAFASVILFGTNNSSSISGVWVFRGQELAFPLSPDWQVDYESYTWRKLDPGSEETQTLVREYFSWEGAFQHVGKTFNQGKIFK from the coding sequence ATGGCGGCTGGGACCCTGTACACATATCCTGAAAACTGGAGGGCCTTCAAGGCCCTCATTGCTGCTCAGTACAGCGGGGCTCAGGTCCGCGTGCTCTCCGCACCACCCCACTTCCACTTTGGCCAAACCAACCGCACCCCTGAATTTCTCCGTAAATTTCCTGCAGGCAAGGTTCCAGCATTTGAGGGTGACGATGGATTTTGTGTATTCGAGAGCAATGCCATTGCCTACTATGTGAGCAATGAGGAGCTGCGGGGAAGTACTCCTGAGGCAGCAGCCCAGGTGGTGCAGTGGGTGAGCTTTGCTGATAGTGACATAGTGCCCCCAGCCAGTACCTGGGTCTTCCCCACCTTGGGCATCATGCACCACAACAAGCAGGCCACAGAGAATGCAAAGGAGGAAGTGAGGCGAATTCTGGGCCTACTGGATGCTCACTTGAAGACGAGGACTTTCCTGGTTGGCGAACGTGTGACACTGGCTGACATCACAGTTGTTTGCACCCTGTTGTGGCTCTATAAACAGGTCCTGGAGCCTTCTTTCCGCCAGGCCTTCCCCAATACCAACCGCTGGTTCCTCACCTGCATTAACCAGCCCCAGTTCCGGGCTGTCTTGGGGGAGGTGAAACTCTGTGAGAAGATGGCCCAGTTCGATGCTAAAAAGTTTGCAGAGAGCCAGCCTAAAAAGGACACCCCACGGAAAGAGAAAGGTTCTcgggaagagaagcagaagccCCAGGCTGAgcggaaagaggagaaaaaggctgctgcccctgctcctgAGGAGGAGATGGATGAATGTGAACAGGCATTGGCTGCTGAGCCCAAGGCCAAGGACCCCTTCGCTCACCTGCCCAAGAGTACCTTTGTGTTGGACGAATTTAAGCGCAAGTACTCCAATGAGGACACACTCTCTGTGGCGCTGCCGTATTTTTGGGAGCATTTTGATAAGGATGGCTGGTCTCTGTGGTACGCTGAGTACCGCTTCCCTGAAGAGCTCACCCAGACCTTCATGAGTTGCAACCTCATCACTGGAATGTTCCAGCGGTTGGACAAACTGAGGAAGAATGCCTTTGCCAGTGTCATCCTCTTTGGAACCAACAACAGCAGCTCCATTTCTGGAGTCTGGGTCTTCCGAGGCCAGGAGCTTGCCTTTCCGCTGAGTCCAGATTGGCAGGTGGACTACGAGTCATATACCTGGCGGAAACTGGATCCTGGCAGCGAGGAGACCCAGACGCTGGTTCGAGAGTACTTTTCCTGGGAGGGGGCCTTCCAGCATGTGGGCAAAACCTTCAATCAGGGCAAGATCTTCAAATGA